The following DNA comes from Henckelia pumila isolate YLH828 unplaced genomic scaffold, ASM3356847v2 CTG_461:::fragment_3, whole genome shotgun sequence.
TATATTACGTGCTTATTCCCAAATCGGTGAAGCTGATAAGTGTGTCAAGGTGTTCAATTCTTTAAGAAGTAAAGGTGCCATTTTGAATGAATTCATATACACAAGCATCTTTCAAGTGTGCTCTGCATTAGCAGACTTGAATTTGGGTGCTCAAGCTCATGGAGATGCCATAAAAAGAGGCTTGGTTTcatatctttatggtgagactGCCTTGATTACTATGTATGCCAAATGCGGAAGAATGGATGATGGCCGTCAAGTGTTTGAAATGATGGACGAACCTGACACTGTAGCTTGGACTGCTTTGATTGCTGGTTATGCCTACCATGGTAATGCTTTTGAAGCCTTATCTCTCTTTAGAAGGATGCGGGCTTCTGGTGTGAAGGCGAATGGTGTTACATTTGTGGCAGTTTTGAGTGCTTGTAGCCATGCTGGTTTGGTTGGAGAGGCCAAACAGTATCTAGAGTTCATGAGCAGTGAGCACGGTGTGGAACCAATAATTGATCATTACGATTGTATGATTGATATTTATTCTCGAGCTGGTCTACTAAATGAGGCACTTGAATTGATACACACAATGCCTTTTGAACCTGATGTAATGAGTTGGAAAAGTTTCTTAGGAGGGTGCTCGATTcacaaaaattatgagctgggGAAAGTTGGAGCTGAGAAGCTCCTTCAATTGGATCCGAACGACACAGCAGCTTATGTTCTCATGTTCAACTTGCATGTTTTGTCTGGTAGATGGGATGAAGCTGCAAGAGTAAGAAAGCTGATGGCTGAAAGAGATTTAAGAAAGGAAATTGGCTGTAGCTGGATTACTGTCAAGGGTAAGTTACACCGATTCGTAGTGGGTGATCAGCACCATCCTCGAACTAAGGAGATTTACTCAAAACTTGAGGAACTGAAATTTGCTGATTCTAGCAAAGAGAATGCAGTTTTAAGTGAAGATGATGTGTCAAATATTTTGGCAGAGCGTAAGGAACAGCTTCTAATCCACAGCGAGAGGCTTGCAATTGCATTCGGCCTCATTTCATTACCAGCTGATGCTCCTATCACAGTTTTCAAGAATCTCAGGGCTTGCAAAGATTGCCATGATTTTGCAAAACATACATCTTCCGTTGCAGGACGAACAATTGTTGTTAGAGATTCTAATCGATTCCACCACTTCAAATCCGGAGGATGTTCCTGTGGCGATTACTGGTGAAATTTGTGATGATCCCATACTGTTATTTCAAATTCTTTGAAAGGAAGACACTATATATGTTCAGTGAAATCAATTGTCCGTTGAATAGATTTTCCAAAAGAGAGATTTCAGAAACCGGATTCGACGTCCCCTGCAGATGTCCCAAGGCCCTCCGATGTAGTGGAGCCAGCATGCCTTAGCTCTAACACTCTGAATCATTCCAAAGCCAGACGAGTAGAATCAAGTCATTTGTAAGATTGATTTAtatagtgtttgggagagcttctaggaaaCAATTCAgcaacaaaattttcaaaattttcaaaattttgttaataaaaagctgagaagtgcttattagaagctctcccaaacacgaCCTTATTATACATCACCAATGTCTCCTGACAAGCAAATAcgtgaatattttattttagaactcGAGTCTTGTGTCAAGTACAAAAACTAAAAAAGAGAGCGCGATCGAATCATAGagctattttttaaatatatataatttatcgagctatttttttagaaaatgcaGTGTATTTTCacttttttattttctatttttacccCATAAACCTGGGTTTTGGTCAGGTTCTTTTATGAATTATAACTTCGGGCTAATTTTCCATGTGAAACGTTATtccctaaaaaatattaataatctaatatattcttcatttttttataacaaatcaatcacattttttaaaaaaaaaaactcaattatatttgctgattttttttaaaaaatgttttaaatGCAATTAATTTTACAAAGGAATCATTTgcattttttaaacttttatgaCACGCTTCGTAACTTCCTACTATAGTATGAATGTATGATGATTAGAATGAAATTACAAATAGTAAATTACAACCTCCTGAAATGTCTCTAACCATGACTTCTAGGATCTGTAACTTGATGAGCTTTTCTGGCTTCAGCACTCGAATATTGTCCCACAACACGAGCATGAGGTACTGTCGCTTCACCTCGAGCAAGAGCATCCACATTCTCAAAGAGGTACTTTCTCGGAAGGCGACCTACAACATTACCTTCTTCATTACCATCCCTGTCCAGGAATGCAAAATGTGGGATACCTTCAACACCGAACTCATCGAGCTCTTGTTCCCACTTCGTGTTATCAACATTCAGCATGACAAAATTTACTCGGTCCCTGAATACGAAATGGTAGTCTTGTTAGAATACATGCCATGTCACCGAATATGTGCCATAGACATATTTTCCCGCCACGATTAAAGCTACCATGTAACCATCGTCAATTTTTAACACAGCACAAGTATATTGACAACATATTACGAAATAAGACGGTGGTTCAGCCTTAAATGCCTACATCCATAACATATAGACAGGAGGGCTGAAACATTTATGCATCAGGCCAGATTAAGAGTATAAAGGTCGTTACTTGTACTGTTGTTCCACTTTGTATACTTCTGGAGCTAGTTCTTTGCATACTTCACACCAATCCGCATAGAACTCCACAACAGTAGGTTTGCCATTTGACAGAGCCTACAAAGACAAAGCCGAAGAAAAAAGCAAAAGGGATGCAAATTGATAAATAAGGCATGTATAATATGGATGCAGCACTTCAAGAAAGCCGCAAAACACACACTGGAGAATAAACAATAGATGCTCGAAAGCACCCTTACATCTAAAATGGAAAAATTTCCTTGATAGAGGAATGTGACATGCAGCTTCCTAATCTTCATAACTCAAAGTAGCTCCTACTTATTCATCTTCATGGTATTGATACATATAACTATATATCAAGTCCAATAACCAAATGGAACTCCAATACCATCACCCCTGATAGCATTAACACATATCAAGCCAGTGTAAGaaccaaattttcaaaaattcaaattgttTCATTTAAAACTTCTTGAAGCAAGATCAAgttctgatatatatatatatatattccattCAAATATCAACTGAACAAACCAACCTCTTCATACGGCAAAGCTGCAGCAGAGAGGTCTTTCAAAGATACCCCAAAATCGAGCCGTGCCGATAGGAAAAGCCCAACTGCTGCAAAAGTTGAAACTGCAGCAATCAccatattaaattttttgtcaGGATACTCGGGAAATCCGGGACTAGAGGGTGGAGCCGTCTCTGAAACAGCAGTATTAGCTGTTCTTGAGTCGATTTCAGATCCAGCCTCTACTACCTGCTTTTCCTGCACTAATAATTTTACCACAGCAGCCAAATACACTAATCACAAATGAAACAAAACGTAAGAACACTTCAAAAAACAGCCCATTTTCGAATTCAATCACAGCAAGCTATAGGGTTCATTTGTCGTTTACCTtcacaatttttcaaaaaaagggAGCTAAGAAAGAGTAAAAGGGAATCAATCGAAAGCAATTACTGAGTCGGCGAACCTCTGATGTAGCAGATTCAGCTGCATCGGGATTGGTTTGACATAAAAGTATGGGAAATCGGTGATTCCTGTTGTGTAAATGGAAAGAGAAATTCACGTGGGCAGGCGATTGAGGATGGAGCCTGGGGAGGACAACTGCCGTCGAAGTTGAAGCAACACCAGCCATGGCAGCACAAGCTATCGGCTCCTCAAACTAATCAGATAAAGCCCTTTATCTAATTAATTACCATAAATTTGgtcatattataattttatattactttttattttttaagcattttaattatttctcgTTTGTTTGTtcgtttgttttttatttttcaacttttttcgatttgtcatattatttaggGCAAATTCTTGATTTAGTTCTATATTTTTGACATTTTTTCGGTTCGatcttaaatattttgatattctCAGTTTAGTCATAAACGTTTAAAAAATTAGCTCGAATTAATCTTTACGTCAATTTAATGGTTAAAattaaaagagaaaaaaatcgaTCCAGTCCCGGATGATGGACTCTTTTCTCAGTTTGATCCAGATGTTTCATAGTTATTTTAGTCCTAAATATTTGTAAATTTTGACTAAATTGATCTTTCCATCAATTTTGACCGAGTTGAGCTCAAAATGACTCAATTAAAAATGGATAAATTTTTCAACATCAATGCTTACATacctttatttaatttatgactcttttttccataaaatcaaaattataaaaaaaatctctcATTGGAAAAATTGATACCTTAATTCTAAAAAAATTCAATGGCAAAGAAAAAAACATAATCGACCAACAAGAATACGAAATTGAACAAATAACGACACATATCCAGAAAaagtgattttttattttaatttttttgaaaaaaaaactctGAAATTAAAGTTCTACAGAAATGTCTGAATCCGAGAACAAGAAAATGCGGTTAGcgacacatgaaaaatataAAACCGGAGTTATCTGATAGAGATAAATTGTGCGCAACAGCGTCAATATCATTCGCAAGGTTGAGCCTTATTTCTAAGTGTGATAACAACGTGAAAGACATTTTTTCCATGCTCGAATTGGATAAGAAATTAGCGCATCTGATTTGGCTTTGGGATTTTAGTGGTATGATTGTCATATATTATGTTTACGGTTAGTTTTAACCATTAAATTGACAAAAGGACCAACTCGATCAAAATTTATAAATGTTTAGGACTAAGTCAGCAATGCAGAAAAATTTGTGACCAACTGAGAAATAAACCAAATATTTGGGACTCAACTGAGTTTTTTTTCCTATTATTTACAATTTTACATATGCATTACCACATCTTTTTATCtgattaaagaaaaaaaaactaaaattatacAAACTTGAAAATAATAAGCAAGAACAACAATTTGATAATATAAAtatcaaagaattaaaattaggTTTGCTCTCATTTTTATTCTTTGAGTCATCAAAAGAAAGGTATCTCGAGCTAACATCAGAGAAATAAAGTGCAATTTACTCAATATCTCAAACGTGCTAACAAAGATCACAAATGTGTTGCATCTAAAAAGCCTTGAAATTTGGTTCCGTACAACTTACAATAGAACGATTATTTTGCGCATATTGTTTccaatatatttgtttttttgaaTGAGTAATTTTTTTCACATTGAAGAAAAATGTAATGTTTTAAAAGAGAATCtcatataaatttttatgtttttataaatTCGAGTGAAACACGTGATTTATCCCTcgcacaaaaaatatataaaaaatgttTCCAacctaaaaaacaaaaaaaacaaaaaacaaaaatgatcgtgaaaaaaaaaatcacaaagttCCTCTGTGAATCAAATGAATCTCTCTATTTTGCTATATTTTAACCATTCAGCGGCGAGTTTGTTTGCAGATTATTTATGCGGTTGGCTGAAGAAATATGCGGCGAATTGATGCCATTTCTCTGATTCGGAGTAGAATTTTAGGTAAATTTTCTTTCAACAATCCTACTGCGTGTAATCATCCCATTTCATATTTCTGTGCTAAATTTCAAACCGTAAGATCCCTTGAAGAAAAAGAACCCATTTGGTCCAAACCCAGGTTTGATTTTAGTTCTATACGTGAGCTGGAGGATGCTGTGGACATGTTCCAGGAGATGGTGAGAGTGAGACCGAAACCTTCTGTTCTTGCGTTCAACAATATATTGAGTGTGGTTGTGAAGATGAAACACTATTTTGCAGCCCACCTGATGTTCGATCAAATTCGTCACTTGGTTGTTATTAATGAATACACGATGAATGTCGCCATTAATTGCTACTGCCTGCTGAATCGAGTAGATCTTGGGCTCTCAATCTTGGGTAGCTACTTCAAGCTTGGTCACGACCCAGACGTAGTCACCTATAACACTCTCATCAAAGGGATCTTTTTAGCAGATAAGGCTTCTGATGCAGTACAAGTTTTTAAGAAGTTATACAGAGAGAAACTATGTGAGCCAGATGAAGTCACCTTTCTAGCTGTAATTAACGGCTTGTGCAAAGCTGGGTACACTCTCATGGCCCGTGATTTGCTTGGCGAATTAGAGAAGGGAAGCTGCAAACCTAATGTTCATTCGTATAACACAATAATAGATAGTCTATGTAAAGATGATATGATAGATGATGCTCTCCAATTGTTATGCCAGATGATCGAGAAAGATGTTTACCCCAATGTCTTTACTTATACTTCAGTGATTCACGGATTATGTAAATTCGGTCGGTGGAAAGAAGTGGTAGACTTTTTAAATGAAATGCAAGACCTCGAAGTTCATCCAAATTTGGTGACTTTCAATATATTGGTGGATTCTTTTTGCAAGGATGGGAAGGTTCATGAGGCTGATGATCTGTTGAAAATCATGAAGCGAAGAAATATTCCTCCCGACATTGTCACATACAGTACCTTGATAGATGGATATTGTTTGCGAGGAGAAATGGATAGAGCACAAAAGTTATTTGATTCATTAACAAATTTGGGCCTTAAGCCATGTATTATTAGTTACACTAGTATGATCAATGGATACTTTAAGATAGGAAAGGTGGATGTGGCTTGTAAACTATTTCGTGAAATTTCACGCAGAGGGTTGGAGCCCGAAACGATGACCTACAGTTCCATGTTAAACGGATTATTTCATGCAGGTAGATCTAACGCTG
Coding sequences within:
- the LOC140871902 gene encoding pentatricopeptide repeat-containing protein At5g13270, chloroplastic, whose product is MTILQSLNPPLPQSSFPYTDKISNIRTANYTQIPSWVSLKSSKLSSRSPQQSQEGKLENVHLVSLSEQGKLKEAHEFLLEMQRCNVPVAAQSYRHLLQACANLRSLHYGKSIRDGLGENPPVFVLNYVLEMYCDCGSLQDARNLFDEMDERTLGAWLTLLSAYVNEGTKALELYLKMQESDVKANASVYISLLKSFSDFSYLELGKQIHCQVIKAGMTKNVAMDTAICSMYGKCGYLEGAEFGFNLMQEKNTVTWTAMMVGCTQADRQDDALIYLKRMVDQDVHLDEFVFSIALKACAVLNDRKMGKQIHTLIVKHGLENEVSAGTPLVDFYVKCGDIESACQAFEQVREPNDVSWSAILRAYSQIGEADKCVKVFNSLRSKGAILNEFIYTSIFQVCSALADLNLGAQAHGDAIKRGLVSYLYGETALITMYAKCGRMDDGRQVFEMMDEPDTVAWTALIAGYAYHGNAFEALSLFRRMRASGVKANGVTFVAVLSACSHAGLVGEAKQYLEFMSSEHGVEPIIDHYDCMIDIYSRAGLLNEALELIHTMPFEPDVMSWKSFLGGCSIHKNYELGKVGAEKLLQLDPNDTAAYVLMFNLHVLSGRWDEAARVRKLMAERDLRKEIGCSWITVKGKLHRFVVGDQHHPRTKEIYSKLEELKFADSSKENAVLSEDDVSNILAERKEQLLIHSERLAIAFGLISLPADAPITVFKNLRACKDCHDFAKHTSSVAGRTIVVRDSNRFHHFKSGGCSCGDYW
- the LOC140871856 gene encoding thioredoxin-like protein HCF164, chloroplastic isoform X2 — protein: MAGVASTSTAVVLPRLHPQSPAHVNFSFHLHNRNHRFPILLCQTNPDAAESATSEVVEAGSEIDSRTANTAVSETAPPSSPGFPEYPDKKFNMVIAAVSTFAAVGLFLSARLDFGVSLKDLSAAALPYEEALSNGKPTVVEFYADWCEVCKELAPEVYKVEQQYKDRVNFVMLNVDNTKWEQELDEFGVEGIPHFAFLDRDGNEEGNVVGRLPRKYLFENVDALARGEATVPHARVVGQYSSAEARKAHQVTDPRSHG
- the LOC140871856 gene encoding thioredoxin-like protein HCF164, chloroplastic isoform X1, which produces MAGVASTSTAVVLPRLHPQSPAHVNFSFHLHNRNHRFPILLCQTNPDAAESATSEEKQVVEAGSEIDSRTANTAVSETAPPSSPGFPEYPDKKFNMVIAAVSTFAAVGLFLSARLDFGVSLKDLSAAALPYEEALSNGKPTVVEFYADWCEVCKELAPEVYKVEQQYKDRVNFVMLNVDNTKWEQELDEFGVEGIPHFAFLDRDGNEEGNVVGRLPRKYLFENVDALARGEATVPHARVVGQYSSAEARKAHQVTDPRSHG
- the LOC140871607 gene encoding uncharacterized protein isoform X1, with the translated sequence MRRIDAISLIRSRILGKFSFNNPTACNHPISYFCAKFQTVRSLEEKEPIWSKPRFDFSSIRELEDAVDMFQEMVRVRPKPSVLAFNNILSVVVKMKHYFAAHLMFDQIRHLVVINEYTMNVAINCYCLLNRVDLGLSILGSYFKLGHDPDVVTYNTLIKGIFLADKASDAVQVFKKLYREKLCEPDEVTFLAVINGLCKAGYTLMARDLLGELEKGSCKPNVHSYNTIIDSLCKDDMIDDALQLLCQMIEKDVYPNVFTYTSVIHGLCKFGRWKEVVDFLNEMQDLEVHPNLVTFNILVDSFCKDGKVHEADDLLKIMKRRNIPPDIVTYSTLIDGYCLRGEMDRAQKLFDSLTNLGLKPCIISYTSMINGYFKIGKVDVACKLFREISRRGLEPETMTYSSMLNGLFHAGRSNAGCKLFNEMEEKGVSRDIVTYSILIYGLCSDGKREIARNLLGELPSKGLKPNVITYNIIIGSLCQEGLVQEAKEILIDMEKGGCVPNGGTFNIFVRGLLKSKELFNAIPLLEEMVKRGFSADATTMSMLLHKFGECQDNVLLDLIKRLVPKY
- the LOC140871607 gene encoding uncharacterized protein isoform X2 yields the protein MFQEMVRVRPKPSVLAFNNILSVVVKMKHYFAAHLMFDQIRHLVVINEYTMNVAINCYCLLNRVDLGLSILGSYFKLGHDPDVVTYNTLIKGIFLADKASDAVQVFKKLYREKLCEPDEVTFLAVINGLCKAGYTLMARDLLGELEKGSCKPNVHSYNTIIDSLCKDDMIDDALQLLCQMIEKDVYPNVFTYTSVIHGLCKFGRWKEVVDFLNEMQDLEVHPNLVTFNILVDSFCKDGKVHEADDLLKIMKRRNIPPDIVTYSTLIDGYCLRGEMDRAQKLFDSLTNLGLKPCIISYTSMINGYFKIGKVDVACKLFREISRRGLEPETMTYSSMLNGLFHAGRSNAGCKLFNEMEEKGVSRDIVTYSILIYGLCSDGKREIARNLLGELPSKGLKPNVITYNIIIGSLCQEGLVQEAKEILIDMEKGGCVPNGGTFNIFVRGLLKSKELFNAIPLLEEMVKRGFSADATTMSMLLHKFGECQDNVLLDLIKRLVPKY
- the LOC140871607 gene encoding uncharacterized protein isoform X3, which gives rise to MFDQIRHLVVINEYTMNVAINCYCLLNRVDLGLSILGSYFKLGHDPDVVTYNTLIKGIFLADKASDAVQVFKKLYREKLCEPDEVTFLAVINGLCKAGYTLMARDLLGELEKGSCKPNVHSYNTIIDSLCKDDMIDDALQLLCQMIEKDVYPNVFTYTSVIHGLCKFGRWKEVVDFLNEMQDLEVHPNLVTFNILVDSFCKDGKVHEADDLLKIMKRRNIPPDIVTYSTLIDGYCLRGEMDRAQKLFDSLTNLGLKPCIISYTSMINGYFKIGKVDVACKLFREISRRGLEPETMTYSSMLNGLFHAGRSNAGCKLFNEMEEKGVSRDIVTYSILIYGLCSDGKREIARNLLGELPSKGLKPNVITYNIIIGSLCQEGLVQEAKEILIDMEKGGCVPNGGTFNIFVRGLLKSKELFNAIPLLEEMVKRGFSADATTMSMLLHKFGECQDNVLLDLIKRLVPKY